A segment of the Capricornis sumatraensis isolate serow.1 chromosome 8, serow.2, whole genome shotgun sequence genome:
TTCAGGTTCCTGCCCGGTTCTTCTGAAAAAGCCAGCTGTGCCCTGGCTCCtgagtccccttctcctgctagagaaagcccgtcCCAGCCCTGTGCTATCTCTAggaggggtaggggtgggggagtcGGAGGAAAGGAGACAGAGCAAAGCCCCAGGTGGCCCGCCCACCTGGCCCCTGCAGGTCTGGGGGCTGAGAGGTGACCCTGGCTCTTGGTTCTGAGCAAACCGACTCTGGAGCAGAGGAAAGTCACAGGACGCTTACCGGTAGTTTCCCTTTTTGCTGAGCTGCTCCTTAAAGTGGCCCAAGGTCAGGCTCTGGGCCTTCAGCATCCGCCGGTAGGGGATCTCCTCCCCGCAGAAGAAGTAAGTGACCACCAGCTCGCTGGCCTGGAGCGCGTGCATCCCTGCCAGCTTCCTGGGCTCCTTGTGGCTGAAAACGAGATGGAAAAGCCACAGGTCCAGCATTTGAAAGCGGTTAGAGCGCACACCCCCCCAGGAGGTCTGCAAACTGTGTCTTCAGAGGTGAGGCTGTAGCTGTGTGTGCCGAGGGCCCTGGGCAGGGTCATcagtgcagggcacacaggtaTGTGTGTGCCGCCCAATGGGAGGACGGAGCCATGTCCATTGGGGGGCATCACAGGGAACTTGCCCCCAAAGATAGGAACCCTCCCAGAGTGACCAGGACTCCACATTCGCCCCAGCCAGGAGTCTGTGGTTTCTGCCTCTGCCCAGGGATGGCGTGAACTCGGAACGCCAGGGCCCatggtgggggtgtgtggggatCAGCCCTCAGTCACAGCAACTTCTGAGTTTTTGCAGAATGGCTAAAAAAAGCACAATAGGCCCAAACACCTGGTCAACTTAAGGTCAACCAATTATAACATTGTAGaggtttttttctctctttgaacaCTACTCATGATAGAGCAACTAAGGACGGACAGGTGAATGATTTCGACCACTTCAGATCCCAGCAGCTGACCACTTTTTTCACACACCGTCCCGGAACCAAACgaagcctggcttccctgtccggTCACAGGAGCGTAACTTGACAACAGGAACTGGGGCATCGGCGGGGAGATGCTTTTCCCGCCACTCCCAACACCGGCCCCCGAAAGACAGCAAGGATGGGCCCTTCGCAACCGGGGAGAAGCGCCTTCCTGCTCCGTTCCACACAAACGTTTTCAACCCACTGGCCTTCCAGGTGAATGGGAACAACTTCTCCGTCTGTGTTTGGGGTTCTCTAACCAGAAGCTAGAGGCTTCGCTCTCAGCTTGTGACCTTGAGCCAACCACCACTTCACGAAGAGAATACTTGCGTGTTACTACAAGTCACCACGCATTCCTCTTGGACAGGGGTTTTCCAGACTCTGATCTATGGCACCATCTGGGTTTACAATTCCTTGTCTTGGATGTTAAAATCAAGATGATTTTATAGACTAAAAAAGGTTTCAAAAGTTGCAACCCCTGACAGGAATACCCCGAAAACACAAAGGCTCTGGGTGGGCCTCAGCATCACCAGGCCAAGACACTCACTCTTCCAAAGCTGGGCTTGGGCTGGAGAAGGGCGCGGCGCCCGGCATCCCAGGGCCCGGGTGGCTCCTGTCCTTCTGCTGGCCAGCCGCACAGCACCTAACACAGGAAAGGTTGAGAGGGATCCCTGGGGCCAAGAGAAAGCAGAGAGCCAGCCTCCCCTGCTTCAGACGTCCCCTGGGTGGAGCCCCACCCCGGCCTTGTGTGGACAGGAGCTCCCAGGGCCAGGAAAGGTTGAGAGGGATTCCTGGGGCCAAAGGAAAACAGAGAGCCAGCCTCCCCAGCTTCCGACGTCCCCTGGGCGGAGTCCCACCCAGGCCTTGTGTGGACAGGAGCTCCCGGGCCTGGCCCAGCCATGCTGAGCCCTGGGCCCCCGGGACAGCACGCGGCCCACCCAGGCCGAGGGCTGCAGGTACTGGATCCCCAGCGGGTTACAGCGCCTTGGAGCTCATCTCACAACCCCCACTGACTGGGACACTCCTCAGGGAATGGGATTTGCAAGGAATTTCAGagattccttctctttcttgcaGGCACGACGGGCCAGATCCCAGTGAGCCCGTCAGAGCAGCTGCACCTCAGGGCATGGGCCCTCTGGCCTGCCCCGCCCCCGACCGCTGCGGCCTGTCCACTCACCGCTGCTTTGGGGGCTTGGACACTTCGGCCAGCCGGCGGCACGCCTCCTCCAGCTGGGCCAGGGTGTTAGGTGGGGTCAGGGGAGGCGCCGCGGAGTCCTGGGTGCATGCTGGGTGGGCCCGGGGAACAGTGCGGGGGTGCCCAGTGCCGCCCCCCCACAGGTGGTGGCGGCCGGCCCGCTCTGCTGGGGACACGCGGGCCGACTCCGTGGGGTAGGCCCGCTTGGTGCTCTGAGCGCTGGAGGAGAAAGGCGGAGAGAGGAAACCGAGGGTAAGAAATGGGgttagaaaaactggaaaatgtgACTCCACCAGCGAGCTCTCCATCCTGCCTCCggagagcaaaaagaaaaaaaagatagctGGGCCATACCACCAGCTGGCGCTGCCAGGACGCGGCACTTCTGCGGTCTCAGCGCAGCTGCTGGCGCTGGGAGGGCAGCAACCCCCGCCCCCTCGCTCCGGCCGCCCGGACAGTCTACCCCCACGCCCCGGGGCGGGCCGCGCCGCGGTTCACCTGTGGGGCTTGGGCTTGCCGGGCCGCTCGCTCTCCAGCACCCATTGCCACACGACCTGAgccctgtctccttcctccccaggcgGCTGCAGGGACCCCACTCCTCCGGGAGCCCCGGCTTCCCTGGCCAGCACCGTGGGGCCTGGCTCGGAGCCTCTCGCGCTTCGTCTGGGGGGGACGCCACCCCGGCTGCTGGTGGGACAGAGGAGCACGTCCATCTCAGCCCCCGCGACCGCCTCCgcagccccgcccctccctgccGCCGCCCCACCCTCGCACAGGTCGCTCACCCAAGCTGGGCGGCCCCCGGGGGCTCGGGGACCCCGGGGTGGCTCTTGCACTTGGCGCAGCAGGAGTAGTCGGCGCCCCCGGGGACCGGGCAGGGGCAGCGCGCGCGTGGGGCGGCCTCGGCCTCCGCCTCGTCCCGGGTCCGGGGGCCGGCGTGGTGGTGGATGTAGTGGTGGTGGACGTGCTTTGTGGCCTGCCTGCTCACGAAGCCCCTGGCCCCGAGGAGGGAGCAGCTGGCCGGGACGgcggcggggggcagggggccccCGGGCGGGGGCAGCGCACGGTGCGGCTggaggtggtggcggtggtggtggtcgGGGGAGCGCGCGCGGGGGCTGTAGCGGCCCACGCCCGGGGACTGGCAGCCGGGGGTCTTGAGGACCCTAGACAGGTGGTCGTCCAGGATGGTCTGCGGGTCCTCCTCGTAGCTGCTAGacggcaggaggcaaagggggtGCGGCGCGGGCCCTGCCTCCCGTGAGCCCGGCGCCAACTCCGCGCCCTCCTTTTCCTCATCCTGGAAGGGAAGGCAGCGTTGGTTGGGGGAGGTGGCCCGGTCAGCAGGAGCCCCCTCCCCCGCTAATACGGGGGCAGGGGCGGCGCGGCGCCCACCTCTTGGATCTGCTGCAGCCGCTCCTCCAGGCTGTGCCGCGTCTCCAGCTCCAGCTTCAGCTTCTCCAGCCGGGCGATGAGCTCGGCCGCGAAGGCGGCAGGCTCCACGGGGGTCATCTCCTTG
Coding sequences within it:
- the AXIN2 gene encoding axin-2 isoform X1, which encodes MSSAVLVPRLPDPSSSFREDAPRPPVPGEEGETPPCQPGVGKGPAAKAPPVSPSARRNEGGLGEPEGRASPDSPLTRWTKSLHSLLGDQDGAYLFRTFLEREKCVDTLDFWFACNGFRQMSLQDAKTLRVAKAIYKRYIENNSIVSKQLRAATKAYVRDSIKKQQIDSGMFDQAQTEVQAVMEENAYQTFLTSDICLEYVGSGGENPAYLSQGGLGSLRLVCGYLPTLNEEEEWTCADFKCKLPPTVVGLSSKTLRATASARAMDTMESGYRSFRRSDPVNPYHVGSGYVFAPAASANDSEISSDALTDDSMSMTDSSVDGVPPYRVGSKKQLQREMHRSVKANGQVSLPHFPRTHRLPKEMTPVEPAAFAAELIARLEKLKLELETRHSLEERLQQIQEDEEKEGAELAPGSREAGPAPHPLCLLPSSSYEEDPQTILDDHLSRVLKTPGCQSPGVGRYSPRARSPDHHHRHHLQPHRALPPPGGPLPPAAVPASCSLLGARGFVSRQATKHVHHHYIHHHAGPRTRDEAEAEAAPRARCPCPVPGGADYSCCAKCKSHPGVPEPPGAAQLGSRGGVPPRRSARGSEPGPTVLAREAGAPGGVGSLQPPGEEGDRAQVVWQWVLESERPGKPKPHSAQSTKRAYPTESARVSPAERAGRHHLWGGGTGHPRTVPRAHPACTQDSAAPPLTPPNTLAQLEEACRRLAEVSKPPKQRCCAAGQQKDRSHPGPGMPGAAPFSSPSPALEDHKEPRKLAGMHALQASELVVTYFFCGEEIPYRRMLKAQSLTLGHFKEQLSKKGNYRYYFKKASDEFACGAVFEEVWDDEVVLPMYEGRILGKVERID